The genomic stretch CGCGCGAGGTGGCCGACGCCCCGCCCGCTTCGAACATGCGTTCGGCCGCCTGCAACGCGAGCTTGCTGACGACGAGCTGCGTGCGCGCCGTGACGAGCGCGCCTTCGAGCACGAGTGCATCGGCGTTCGGGTCGCCGTCGCGCACCGCACGCGACGAGCGGTCGAGCGCGCGCGCGTTCTCGCGCACGAGCGCGTCGATTGCGTGACTGTGCGACGACAGATCGCCCACGACCTGCTGGATGAACGCGTCTTCCCGCGCGGACGGCGCCGGGCTATGCAAGGCGGGGCGTCCGTGTTTCAGCACATAGCGTTTGGCATCCGCAAGCACGTTGCGCACGATGCCCGCCGCCACCGCCACCAGATGCAACTGCCGCAGCGCGCCGCCGTGACGGCCCGCGAGCGTCGTCAGATTGCGCGGCGCGATTTCGTCCGCCTGCACGCGCAGCGATTCGAACACCAGACTGCCGCTCGCCGTCATGCGCTGGCCCATGCCGTCCCAGTCGTCCAGTACTTGCAGGCCTTCGCGCCGCACCGGAACGATCGCGACGACCGGTTCGCCGCGCTCGTCCTGCACGTTGAGCCGCGCGTAGTCCGCGAATGCCGTGCCCGTCGCGTAGTACTTGCGCCCGCTCAGGCGGAAATGTTCGCCGTCGCGCGTGAGCTGCGTCGTGATCTCGCCCGGACGGGACGTGCCCGCTTCGGTCGACGCTCCGCCGAAAATCGCGCCATCGACGATGCGCTCGATCTGCAATGTGTTGAACGGCGTGCGAGGCGAAAGCAGCAACGCTTCGGTCTGATCGAAGTGAATGCGCAGCGCATGGGCCACATTGCTTTCGTGCGCGGCGAGCGTCGAGATGACATGGAACACGTCTTCGAGCGAGCCGCCGAGACCGCCCCATTCCACCGGCAGACGCAGCTTGCCCAAGCCTGACGCCCGAAAGCGCGCGAACGCTTCGAAGGGCAATTCGCGGCGCAGTTCGCGGGCGGCGGCTTCTTCGCCCATCTCACGGGCGAGCGCAGGCAGCGCATCGAGCGCGTCGTGCAGTGCGTGATCCGGCTCTGTGCGCAGGCGTGCGAGTGTCGACATCGTTCTTCCTTGTTGATGATTCGTGCAGATAGGTCAGGCCGCGTGCGCATGAAAGCGCCCGGCGGGAATCGCATCGAGCAATGCGCGCGTGTAGGCGTGTCGCGGCGCGCGCCAGATATCGCGATGGTCGCCGCTCTCGACGATGCGGCCGCCGTGCATCACGTGCACGCGGTCGGCGATATAGCGCACCACCGAGAGATCGTGCGAGATGAAGAGATACGCGAGGCCCAGATCGCGCTTCAGTTCGACGAGCAGATTCAGAATCTGCGCCTGAATGGACACATCGAGCGCTGACACGGGTTCGTCGCAGATCACGAGCGCAGGTTCGAGCACCAGCGCGCGTGCAATGCCGATACGCTGCCGCTGCCCGCCCGAGAACTCGTGCGGATAACGGTTGAGCGCCGCGGCAGGCAGGCCGACGCGATCGAGCATGGCGGAGGCCCGCGCGCGCCGCGTGCGCACATCTCCGCCGACGCCGTTCACGGCCATCACCGTGTCGAGGATCTCGCCGACGGTGCGGCGCGGATTGAGCGACGCATACGGGTCCTGAAACACCATCTGCACGCGTCGCCGATGCGGGCGCAGCGCCCGTTCGGTAAGCGGCACGAGGTCGGTGCCTTGCAGACGGATGGAGCCGCCGGTCACGGGCGTGAGCCGCAGAATGGCGCGCGAGAGCGTCGACTTGCCACATCCCGATTCGCCGACGAGGCCGACGGTTTCGCCAGGCGCGATATCGAACGACACGCCGTCGACCGCGCGTAGCGTGCCTTTGCCGTGCCGATGCGCATAGTCCACCGTGAGCGCATTGACCGACAAGAGCGGCGCATCGGCGGCAGGCGTCGCCGCGTCGAACGTGCGCGGCGCGAGCGGCGTCACCTTGAAGGACGCGTCGCCGTCTTCTGCTTCGCCGTGACGGATTTCCGGCAACGTCCAGTCGCGATAATGAATGTCGCCCGACAGGTTCAGCGACGCGCCCAGCAGTCCGCGCGTGTACGCATGGGCGGGCGCGCCGAACAACGCCGGCACGCGCGCCTCTTCCACCTTCTGCCCGGCCAGCATGACGGCGACGCGATCCGCGTGTTGCGCGACCACGCCGAGGTCGTGCGTGATGAGCAAGAGCGACATCGACAACTCGCGCTTGAGTTCGTCCAGCAGTTCGAGAATGCGCGCCTGAATCGTCACGTCGAGCGCGGTGGTCGGTTCATCGGCGATCAGAAGACGCGGACGGCACGCCACCGCCATCGCGATCATCACGCGCTGACGCTGGCCGCCCGACAGTTCGTGCGGATAGTCGGACACGCGCCGCTGCGGCTCGGGCACGTGGACGAGATCGAGCAATTCGACCGCACGCCGCAGCGCCGCTGGCTTCGAGAGCGCTTCGTGCTGGCGCAAAGTCTCGGCGATCTGCGCGCCGATGGACAGCACAGGATTGAGCGAGGTCATCGGCTCCTGAAAGATCATCGAAATCTGCGAGCCGCGGATGTCGCGCATTTCGCGCGGCGCGAGCGTCAACAGTTCGCGGCCGGCGAAGCGCACGCTGCCGGTCACGATGCCCGGCGCGGGCACGAGGCGCATCAGCGAAAGCGCCGTGGCCGATTTGCCGCAGCCCGATTCGCCGACGAGCGCCAGCGTCTCGCCCTGCGCGATGTCGAGATCGATGCCGCGCACGGCCTGCTGCGCGCCGAAGCGCACGCGCAAGTCGCGCACTTCCAGAAGATTCGCTTCGCTCATGCGCGCTCCCGCAGACGAGGGTTGAGCGCATCGTTCAGACCGTCGCCGAGCAGAT from Caballeronia sp. LZ062 encodes the following:
- a CDS encoding ABC transporter ATP-binding protein translates to MSEANLLEVRDLRVRFGAQQAVRGIDLDIAQGETLALVGESGCGKSATALSLMRLVPAPGIVTGSVRFAGRELLTLAPREMRDIRGSQISMIFQEPMTSLNPVLSIGAQIAETLRQHEALSKPAALRRAVELLDLVHVPEPQRRVSDYPHELSGGQRQRVMIAMAVACRPRLLIADEPTTALDVTIQARILELLDELKRELSMSLLLITHDLGVVAQHADRVAVMLAGQKVEEARVPALFGAPAHAYTRGLLGASLNLSGDIHYRDWTLPEIRHGEAEDGDASFKVTPLAPRTFDAATPAADAPLLSVNALTVDYAHRHGKGTLRAVDGVSFDIAPGETVGLVGESGCGKSTLSRAILRLTPVTGGSIRLQGTDLVPLTERALRPHRRRVQMVFQDPYASLNPRRTVGEILDTVMAVNGVGGDVRTRRARASAMLDRVGLPAAALNRYPHEFSGGQRQRIGIARALVLEPALVICDEPVSALDVSIQAQILNLLVELKRDLGLAYLFISHDLSVVRYIADRVHVMHGGRIVESGDHRDIWRAPRHAYTRALLDAIPAGRFHAHAA
- a CDS encoding acyl-CoA dehydrogenase family protein; the encoded protein is MSTLARLRTEPDHALHDALDALPALAREMGEEAAARELRRELPFEAFARFRASGLGKLRLPVEWGGLGGSLEDVFHVISTLAAHESNVAHALRIHFDQTEALLLSPRTPFNTLQIERIVDGAIFGGASTEAGTSRPGEITTQLTRDGEHFRLSGRKYYATGTAFADYARLNVQDERGEPVVAIVPVRREGLQVLDDWDGMGQRMTASGSLVFESLRVQADEIAPRNLTTLAGRHGGALRQLHLVAVAAGIVRNVLADAKRYVLKHGRPALHSPAPSAREDAFIQQVVGDLSSHSHAIDALVRENARALDRSSRAVRDGDPNADALVLEGALVTARTQLVVSKLALQAAERMFEAGGASATSRAHNFDRHWRNLRTIFSHNPLLHKSRVIGDFELNGVTTHLTEGRVF